One part of the Eptesicus fuscus isolate TK198812 chromosome 20, DD_ASM_mEF_20220401, whole genome shotgun sequence genome encodes these proteins:
- the CDR2L gene encoding cerebellar degeneration-related protein 2-like isoform X2, giving the protein MRRAAGMEDFSAEEEEHWYDQQDLEQDLHLAAELGKTLLERNKELEASLQHMYATNEEQVQEIELDTLRHVNEQHAKVYEQLDLTARDLELTNQKLVLESKAAQQKIHGLTETIERLQAQVEELQAQVEQLRGLEQLRVRREKRERRRTIHTFPCLKELCTSSPRCNDAFRLHSSSLELGPRPLEQENENLQTLVGVLRSQVSQERQRKERAEREFASVLQEYSELEQQLSEMEGCRLRVQELEAELLELQQMKQAKTYLLGREDHLAEALLAPLTQAPEADDPQPGSGDEFGAQDGVSSPATSPSHAVRKSCSDTALNAIVAKDPASRHAGNLTLHANSVRKRGMSILREVDEQYHALLEKYEELLNKCRQHRAGVRHTGVQTSRPISRDSSWRDLGGSEEGQGEAKAGEKSLSQHVEAVDKRLEQSQPEYKALFKEIFFRIQKTKADINATKVKTHSSK; this is encoded by the exons acTTGCACTTGGCCGCTGAGCTGGGGAAGACACTGCTGGAGAGGAACAAGGAGCTGGAGGCGTCGCTGCAGCACATGTACGCCACCAacgaggagcaggtgcaggagatCGAG CTGGACACGCTGCGGCACGTGAATGAGCAGCACGCCAAAGTGTACGAGCAGCTGGACCTGACCGCCCGCGACCTGGAGCTGACCAACCAGAAGCTGGTGCTGGAGAGCAAGGCCGCGCAGCAGAAGATCCACGG gctgacgGAGACCATTGAGCGCCTGCAGGCCCAGGTGGAGGAGCTGCAGGCCCAGGTGGAGCAGCTCCggggcctggagcagctgagAGTGCGCCGGGAGAAGCGGGAGCGCAGGCGCACCATCCACACCTTCCCCTGCCTCAAGGAGCTGTGCACCAGCAGCCCCCG gtgcAACGATGCCTTCCGCCTGCACAGCTCCTCCCTGGAGCTGGGCCCCCGGCCCCTGGAGCAAGAGAATGAGAATCTGCAGACGCTGGTGGGAGTGCTGCGCTCCCAGGTGAGCCAGGAGCGGCAGCGCAAGGAGCGGGCGGAGCGCGAGTTCGCCTCGGTGCTGCAGGAGTACTCGGAGCTGGAGCAGCAGCTGAGCGAGATGGAGGGCTGTCGCCTCCGCGTGCAGGAGCTGGAGGCCGAGCTGCTGGAGCTGCAGCAGATGAAGCAGGCCAAGACCTACCTGCTGGGCCGGGAGGACCACCTGGCCGAGGCCCTGCTGgcccccctcacccaggcccctgAGGCCGATGACCCCCAGCCAGGCAGCGGGGACGAGTTCGGGGCCCAGGACGGCgtctcctccccggccacctccCCCAGCCACGCGGTGCGCAAGAGCTGCAGCGACACGGCGCTCAACGCCATCGTGGCCAAAGACCCCGCCAGCCGGCACGCGGGCAACCTCACGCTGCACGCCAACAGCGTGCGCAAGCGGGGCATGTCCATCCTGCGCGAGGTGGACGAGCAGTACCACGCGCTGCTCGAGAAGTACGAGGAGCTGCTGAACAAGTGCCGGCAGCACCGCGCGGGCGTGCGGCACACGGGCGTGCAGACCTCGCGGCCCATCTCCCGGGACAGCTCGTGGAGGGACCTGGGGGGCAGCGAGGAGGGCCAGGGCGAGGCCAAGGCGGGCGAGAAGAGCCTGAGCCAGCACGTGGAGGCCGTGGACAAGCGGCTGGAGCAGAGCCAGCCCGAGTACAAGGCGCTCTTCAAGGAGATCTTCTTCAGGATCCAGAAGACCAAGGCCGACATCAACGCCACCAAGGTCAAGACCCACAGCAGCAAGTGA
- the CDR2L gene encoding cerebellar degeneration-related protein 2-like isoform X1 — protein MRRAAGMEDFSAEEEEHWYDQQDLEQDLHLAAELGKTLLERNKELEASLQHMYATNEEQVQEIEYLTKQLDTLRHVNEQHAKVYEQLDLTARDLELTNQKLVLESKAAQQKIHGLTETIERLQAQVEELQAQVEQLRGLEQLRVRREKRERRRTIHTFPCLKELCTSSPRCNDAFRLHSSSLELGPRPLEQENENLQTLVGVLRSQVSQERQRKERAEREFASVLQEYSELEQQLSEMEGCRLRVQELEAELLELQQMKQAKTYLLGREDHLAEALLAPLTQAPEADDPQPGSGDEFGAQDGVSSPATSPSHAVRKSCSDTALNAIVAKDPASRHAGNLTLHANSVRKRGMSILREVDEQYHALLEKYEELLNKCRQHRAGVRHTGVQTSRPISRDSSWRDLGGSEEGQGEAKAGEKSLSQHVEAVDKRLEQSQPEYKALFKEIFFRIQKTKADINATKVKTHSSK, from the exons acTTGCACTTGGCCGCTGAGCTGGGGAAGACACTGCTGGAGAGGAACAAGGAGCTGGAGGCGTCGCTGCAGCACATGTACGCCACCAacgaggagcaggtgcaggagatCGAG TACCTGACCAAACAGCTGGACACGCTGCGGCACGTGAATGAGCAGCACGCCAAAGTGTACGAGCAGCTGGACCTGACCGCCCGCGACCTGGAGCTGACCAACCAGAAGCTGGTGCTGGAGAGCAAGGCCGCGCAGCAGAAGATCCACGG gctgacgGAGACCATTGAGCGCCTGCAGGCCCAGGTGGAGGAGCTGCAGGCCCAGGTGGAGCAGCTCCggggcctggagcagctgagAGTGCGCCGGGAGAAGCGGGAGCGCAGGCGCACCATCCACACCTTCCCCTGCCTCAAGGAGCTGTGCACCAGCAGCCCCCG gtgcAACGATGCCTTCCGCCTGCACAGCTCCTCCCTGGAGCTGGGCCCCCGGCCCCTGGAGCAAGAGAATGAGAATCTGCAGACGCTGGTGGGAGTGCTGCGCTCCCAGGTGAGCCAGGAGCGGCAGCGCAAGGAGCGGGCGGAGCGCGAGTTCGCCTCGGTGCTGCAGGAGTACTCGGAGCTGGAGCAGCAGCTGAGCGAGATGGAGGGCTGTCGCCTCCGCGTGCAGGAGCTGGAGGCCGAGCTGCTGGAGCTGCAGCAGATGAAGCAGGCCAAGACCTACCTGCTGGGCCGGGAGGACCACCTGGCCGAGGCCCTGCTGgcccccctcacccaggcccctgAGGCCGATGACCCCCAGCCAGGCAGCGGGGACGAGTTCGGGGCCCAGGACGGCgtctcctccccggccacctccCCCAGCCACGCGGTGCGCAAGAGCTGCAGCGACACGGCGCTCAACGCCATCGTGGCCAAAGACCCCGCCAGCCGGCACGCGGGCAACCTCACGCTGCACGCCAACAGCGTGCGCAAGCGGGGCATGTCCATCCTGCGCGAGGTGGACGAGCAGTACCACGCGCTGCTCGAGAAGTACGAGGAGCTGCTGAACAAGTGCCGGCAGCACCGCGCGGGCGTGCGGCACACGGGCGTGCAGACCTCGCGGCCCATCTCCCGGGACAGCTCGTGGAGGGACCTGGGGGGCAGCGAGGAGGGCCAGGGCGAGGCCAAGGCGGGCGAGAAGAGCCTGAGCCAGCACGTGGAGGCCGTGGACAAGCGGCTGGAGCAGAGCCAGCCCGAGTACAAGGCGCTCTTCAAGGAGATCTTCTTCAGGATCCAGAAGACCAAGGCCGACATCAACGCCACCAAGGTCAAGACCCACAGCAGCAAGTGA
- the MRPL58 gene encoding peptidyl-tRNA hydrolase ICT1, mitochondrial isoform X1: protein MAAARCLRWGLSRARAWLPPPPPHCPRRDLHKQVDGTGFQSIYSLDKLYPESRGSDTAWRVPDDAKQANDIPLDRLTISYCRSSGPGGQNVNKVNSKAEIRFHLATADWIAEPVRQKMAVMYKNKINRLGELILTSECSRYQLRNLADCLQKIRDMIAEASQTPKEPSKEDAVLRRIRIENMNRERLRKKRINSAIKASRRVDMD from the exons ATGGCGGCCGCCCGGTGCCTGCGCTGGGGCCTGAGCCGAGCCAGAGCCTggctgcccccgccgcccccgcacTGCCCCCGCCGGGATCTGCACAAGCAGGTAGACGGCACCGGATTCCAGAGCATCTACAGCCTGGACAAGCTCTACCCGGAGTCGCGGGGCTCGGACACCGCGTGGAGGGTCCCG GATGACGCGAAGCAAGCCAACGACATTCCTCTAG ATCGCTTGACAATATCTTATTGTCGGAGCAGCGGGCCTGGAGGCCAGAATGTTAACAAAG TGAATTCCAAGGCTGAAATCAGGTTCCATTTGGCAACCGCCGACTGGATCGCAGAGCCGGTGCGCCAGAAGATGGCCGTCATG TATAAAAATAAGATCAACAGGTTGGGAGAGCTGATACTCACCTCTGAATGCAGCCGCTATCAGCTCCGAAATCTGGCAGATTGCCTGCAGAAAATTCGAGACATGATCGCTGAAGCCAGCCAGACGCCCAAGGAGCCATCCAAAGAAGATGCTGTCCTCCGAAGAATCAG GATAGAAAACATGAATCGGGAAAGGctgagaaaaaagagaataaattccGCCATAAAGGCAAGCAGGAGGGTAGATATGGACTGA
- the MRPL58 gene encoding peptidyl-tRNA hydrolase ICT1, mitochondrial isoform X3, with the protein MAAARCLRWGLSRARAWLPPPPPHCPRRDLHKQVDGTGFQSIYSLDKLYPESRGSDTAWRVPDDAKQANDIPLDRLTISYCRSSGPGGQNVNKVNSKAEIRFHLATADWIAEPVRQKMAVMYKNKINRLGELILTSECSRYQLRNLADCLQKIRDMIAEASQTPKEPSKEDAVLRRIRKHESGKAEKKENKFRHKGKQEGRYGLKSPSRAGRDPPQGAGQPAGARVLAGDGLRFAVLGLSPTLEPLGLFAQNEGGRRSCQRSL; encoded by the exons ATGGCGGCCGCCCGGTGCCTGCGCTGGGGCCTGAGCCGAGCCAGAGCCTggctgcccccgccgcccccgcacTGCCCCCGCCGGGATCTGCACAAGCAGGTAGACGGCACCGGATTCCAGAGCATCTACAGCCTGGACAAGCTCTACCCGGAGTCGCGGGGCTCGGACACCGCGTGGAGGGTCCCG GATGACGCGAAGCAAGCCAACGACATTCCTCTAG ATCGCTTGACAATATCTTATTGTCGGAGCAGCGGGCCTGGAGGCCAGAATGTTAACAAAG TGAATTCCAAGGCTGAAATCAGGTTCCATTTGGCAACCGCCGACTGGATCGCAGAGCCGGTGCGCCAGAAGATGGCCGTCATG TATAAAAATAAGATCAACAGGTTGGGAGAGCTGATACTCACCTCTGAATGCAGCCGCTATCAGCTCCGAAATCTGGCAGATTGCCTGCAGAAAATTCGAGACATGATCGCTGAAGCCAGCCAGACGCCCAAGGAGCCATCCAAAGAAGATGCTGTCCTCCGAAGAATCAG AAAACATGAATCGGGAAAGGctgagaaaaaagagaataaattccGCCATAAAGGCAAGCAGGAGGGTAGATATGGACTGAAATCACCCTCCAGGGCTGGCAGAGACCCTCCGCAGGGCGCCGGGCAGCCGGCGGGAGCGCGAGTGCTGGCAGGAGACGGCCTGCGGTTTGCGGTTTTAGGCCTGTCTCCAACATTGGAGCCACTGGGATTGTTCGCTCAGAATGAGGGTGGCAGGCGCTCGTGTCAAAGGTCTCTATAG
- the MRPL58 gene encoding peptidyl-tRNA hydrolase ICT1, mitochondrial isoform X2 — protein sequence MAAARCLRWGLSRARAWLPPPPPHCPRRDLHKQDDAKQANDIPLDRLTISYCRSSGPGGQNVNKVNSKAEIRFHLATADWIAEPVRQKMAVMYKNKINRLGELILTSECSRYQLRNLADCLQKIRDMIAEASQTPKEPSKEDAVLRRIRIENMNRERLRKKRINSAIKASRRVDMD from the exons ATGGCGGCCGCCCGGTGCCTGCGCTGGGGCCTGAGCCGAGCCAGAGCCTggctgcccccgccgcccccgcacTGCCCCCGCCGGGATCTGCACAAGCAG GATGACGCGAAGCAAGCCAACGACATTCCTCTAG ATCGCTTGACAATATCTTATTGTCGGAGCAGCGGGCCTGGAGGCCAGAATGTTAACAAAG TGAATTCCAAGGCTGAAATCAGGTTCCATTTGGCAACCGCCGACTGGATCGCAGAGCCGGTGCGCCAGAAGATGGCCGTCATG TATAAAAATAAGATCAACAGGTTGGGAGAGCTGATACTCACCTCTGAATGCAGCCGCTATCAGCTCCGAAATCTGGCAGATTGCCTGCAGAAAATTCGAGACATGATCGCTGAAGCCAGCCAGACGCCCAAGGAGCCATCCAAAGAAGATGCTGTCCTCCGAAGAATCAG GATAGAAAACATGAATCGGGAAAGGctgagaaaaaagagaataaattccGCCATAAAGGCAAGCAGGAGGGTAGATATGGACTGA